The region CAAACACGCCAAGCAATAGCAGAATCAAACGCTTGTGCGGATCGGTTCCAATGGCATTGCTGGCCAGGGCGGTCAGCGCCATGATGCCTCCCTCGCCCCGGTTGTCGGCCCGCAAGATGAGCAACACATATTTCAAGGTCACCACCATCATCAAGCCCCAGAAAATCACCGACACGGCGCCGATAAGGTGGATTGCATCCAGGGGAATGCCGCTCGCCGGGTTGAAAACTTCTTTCATGGTGTAGAGCGGGCTGGTGCCGATGTCCCCATACACCACCCCCATCGCACCCAATGTCAAAGCCGCAAGGCTTTCACGGCTAGCTTCATGACTCATGGCAATCCGATCAATTGAACAAACCTGTACTGTCGTGGCTGCAGTATCAGGAACGCATAAGGATCAAGCCACTGCCAGGCGGTAACCCACGCCGGTTTCGGTCAGTAAATGGCGCGGCTCAGCGGGATCACGTTCAATCTTGGCGCGCAGTTGTGCCATGTACAGGCGCAAATAATGGGTGTGTTCTGTGAATTCCTGGCCCCACACGTCGCTCAGCAACTGCCGGTGCGTTACCACTCGCCCGGCGCTGCGCACCAAGCGGGCCAGCAAATTAAATTCGGTCGGTGTCAGGTGTAGTGACTGCCCTCGGCATTGCACTTGGTGCAGTGTCAAGTCCACGCGCAAATCGTCCAGTTCATGCACGGTGACTGATGCCGTCACCATGGTGCCACGATGCCGCAGCGTCACCCGAATACGCGCCAGCAACTCCCCCACGCTGAAGGGTTTGGTCAGGTAATCATCAGCCCCGGCATCCAGTAGCTGGATTTTTTGTGCCTCCTGGTGGCGCGCCGAGACCACCAGGATGGGTAAGGTGTGGCGTTGACGTACCTCGTGCACCAGCAACGCACCATCCCCATCGGGCAGCCCCAAATCCAGCACCATGATGT is a window of Rhodoferax lithotrophicus DNA encoding:
- a CDS encoding response regulator; this encodes MSLRVLVVEDDREIRALMQSSLSIEGFEVQTAVSVNEAKALLQHALPDIMVLDLGLPDGDGALLVHEVRQRHTLPILVVSARHQEAQKIQLLDAGADDYLTKPFSVGELLARIRVTLRHRGTMVTASVTVHELDDLRVDLTLHQVQCRGQSLHLTPTEFNLLARLVRSAGRVVTHRQLLSDVWGQEFTEHTHYLRLYMAQLRAKIERDPAEPRHLLTETGVGYRLAVA